The Chloroflexota bacterium region AACATCGTGCCCGCGGTAAGGGAGAAGATCGCGGCGATAGTGGGCAGGGCCTCTCCGCTGCCGAAGCCGATATTGGCGATAGCGCCGCTGCGCTCAAGGATGAGCAGCTGGCCGTAGCCCTGAGCCAACGCAAGAGGAACCGTGAGCCAGTGGGTGTATTGATTGATCTTCTGTCGCCCGTACTCGCCCTCTTTGGCAAGGGCTTGCATCCTTGGAATCACCGGCACCAAAAGCTGCATGATGATGGAGGCCGTGATGTACGGGTAGACGCCAAGGGCGGCGATGCTCAAGTTGCGCAGGGCGCCGCCGCTGAAGGCGTCCAGGAAGCCGAAAAGCTGGTTGTCCTGGAAGAGCCTGTCAAGATTACCGACGTCCACGCCCGGCAGAGGCACATTAGCCACAAACCGGAACATAACGAGCATCAGCCCTGTGAAGAGGAGCTTCCAGCGCAGGTCCGGCTGCCGGAAGGCATCGCCTATGGCCGCCAGGAGGCGGAGGCTAGACGGCTGCTGCTGTTGCACTAATCTCCTCTGCCTTGCCTTGAGCAGCCTCGATCTTTTGCTTCGCGGAGGCGGAGAACTTCTGAGCCTTGACGGTGAGAGCCTTGGTCAGGGTGCCCTTTGCAAGGACCTTGACCGGCTGCGCATCGCTCCGGATATAGCCTGCGGCCTTGAGCTCCTTGGCGGTGACCGTGGCACCCGCCGGGAACTTCTCAAGAACGTCCAGGTTCACCGGCTGATAGTCCACGCGGAAGGGGTTGTTGAAGCCGCGCAGCATGGGCAGGCGCTTCATGATAGGCACCTGGCCGCCTTCAAAACCCGGACGGATGTGGACGCCGCGGCGGGACTTCTGGCCTTTGGTGCCTTTGCCGCCCGTGGTGCCCTTGCCGCTGCCTGGACCGCGACCGATGCGCTTGGCCTTGTACCGAAGGTGCGCGGGACGACCTACTTGATGCTGTCTCATTGCTCTTCAACCTTGAGGAGATGACGGACCTTCTGCACCATGCCGCGGACGGCAGGTGTGCTGGTGTGTTCAACAGTGGCGTTCAGCTTACGCAGGCCGAGGGCGCGAACGGTGGCGCGCTGGTCCGGCTGGTGGCCGATAGGACTCTTCACTAAGGTCAGCTTGAGCTTAGCCATTGCCTTCCTCAGGAGCCTTAGGTTCAGCCGGAGCCTCAGGCGCGGGAGCGGGAGCCCCGGCGGCAGGAGCGGCGCTTTCCGCCCTGGGGCGCATATCGCGCTTAGGAGCGGCCGGACGAGGCGGGCGCGGGGAGCGCGGCTCCGGGGGAGGAGCGGCGGCTAGGGCCGCTGCCAGCGCCTTGCGGTTGGCGATCGTCTGCTCCGGGAACTGGAGGCTTTCCAGCGCCAGATACGTGGCCTTCACAACGTTGATAGG contains the following coding sequences:
- a CDS encoding 50S ribosomal protein L15; this translates as MRQHQVGRPAHLRYKAKRIGRGPGSGKGTTGGKGTKGQKSRRGVHIRPGFEGGQVPIMKRLPMLRGFNNPFRVDYQPVNLDVLEKFPAGATVTAKELKAAGYIRSDAQPVKVLAKGTLTKALTVKAQKFSASAKQKIEAAQGKAEEISATAAAV
- the rpmD gene encoding 50S ribosomal protein L30, encoding MAKLKLTLVKSPIGHQPDQRATVRALGLRKLNATVEHTSTPAVRGMVQKVRHLLKVEEQ